The genomic region CCGCTGATAAGGGTTCGAATCTCGAGGTGCCCATAGGAGCGCCGCCGGTTGACTTGGTACACGTATCGGAACCCGATTTCATTTTCTGGATGTGTCAGCGGACGCCGTCAACGAGATTTTCACTCAGTAAGCAGGAGTTCAGCGCAGGTTGTCTGCAAACATTTTCAGCAATGCTTGTTTCAGGCGGGAGGTGAACATGTCTCGCATCGCAGTCGTCATGCCTGGACCCGAGGCCCGGCGCTTGTTGCGTCTGCGCGAACAATACGTGCCGCGGGGGGTAGCCACTGCGGTCCCTACGGTAATCGCCCAGGCTGAGGGTGCCCGGGTGCGTGATGTGGACGGCCACGAGTTCATCGACTTCGCCGCCGGAATCGGCACGGTAAACGTCGGCCACCGGCCCATGGCGGTGCTCGAGGCGGTGCGCGCCCAGCTGGACCGCCTCCTCCACACCTGTGCGCACGTGGCCATGTACGAGCCGTACCTCTATCTGGCCGAGCGGCTGGCCTCCGTGACGCCGGGGACCGGGGCGAAGAAGGTCCTCCTGGTGAACAGCGGCGCCGAGGCGGTGGAGAACGCCGTGAAGATCGCCCGGGCCGCCACCGGGCGCCGCGCCGTGGTCTGCTTCGAGTACGCCTTCCACGGCCGGACGGTACTGGCCCTCAGCCTGACCAGCAAGGTCAGGCCCTACAAGGCCGGCTTCGGCCCGTTCGTGCCCGAGGTGTACCGGGCGCCCTACTCCTACCCCTACCGCTGCCCCCGCGGCGGGGACCCGGCCGACTGCGACCTCTGCACGGGGCGGGCGCTGGAGGTCTTCCTGGCGACGCACGTGGACCCGGCGGAGGTGGCGGCGGTGATCGTGGAGCCGGTGGCGGGAGAGGGGGGGTTCGTGGTGCCGCACC from Armatimonadota bacterium harbors:
- the gabT gene encoding 4-aminobutyrate--2-oxoglutarate transaminase, coding for MPGPEARRLLRLREQYVPRGVATAVPTVIAQAEGARVRDVDGHEFIDFAAGIGTVNVGHRPMAVLEAVRAQLDRLLHTCAHVAMYEPYLYLAERLASVTPGTGAKKVLLVNSGAEAVENAVKIARAATGRRAVVCFEYAFHGRTVLALSLTSKVRPYKAGFGPFVPEVYRAPYSYPYRCPRGGDPADCDLCTGRALEVFLATHVDPAEVAAVIVEPVAGEGGFVVPHPAFLPTVAELCRRHGILLIADEIQTGFGRTGRLFAVEHAGVVPDLLVLSKSLAAGLPLAAVVGRAEVMDAPVVGGLGGTFGGNPLSCAAALAVLDLVTDPAFLERAGRLGAAMQARLAAMAQRYPLVGEARGLGAMAALELVRDHTTKEPAAEETGRVLRACHERGLLILKAGVHDNVVRLLPPLTISDEDLEDGLAILEDALTVVVG